The genomic region GGAGTTAACTACTGCCCCAAGTGTCTTTAAAAGTAACTAAAATTATACAAATCTCAAATCACCTGTCAACATTTTCCTTTTGCGTGCACCGTTTCAGTTGCTCAGGTGGGGCAGCAATACCCCTGCACCATTAAAAAAGCTGGTGCGTAATAAAACCACACCCGCCTTTTCAATATATCATAAAAATTACCCTCTGGCAAGTTTATCCCGACAATGGATTATTTACTTCTCCTTATCAAACTTCGTTATGGGAAAGAAGGGGTGTGAAAATTGGCGCCCTTTTGCATGTTCAAACTAAAGGGTGCAGCCAAAAAGCCTCTCATTAACTTGAGCATAACTACTTCTCTCATCTACCAATAATGTTAAATCAATCATCCATAACTAGTTATCTGTTTGATTGTAGAAAAATTGGGGTAGGTCCCCTCCACCATCACCCATACCCTCTCCGTTTCCGCCATAATTGCAGAATAAATATAAGGAAGAAAACCCGATTCCGTCCCCAAACTATCTCTAAGCACAGTTTTGAAACCCACCCTGAATTCAACCAGCAGAGTTGGTTAAACTTCGTTGCCAAATACCCTCCTGAAAATGCCCCCTGATTCGCAACGAAGGGGAATTTCTTGACCGAATTGATGAGTTTAATATAGTAAAGGTCTAACCAGGAGGAAAAATGGATTTTAAGTATCTGAAAACAGAAAGGTCAGGAAATATCTTCTGGGTCAGGTTTAACCGACCTCCGGTTAATGCGTTGAACACCGAGATGGTCCTTGAGATTGAAGGGCTGTTTGACTCCCTGTCAAAGGATGATGATATCCGCGTGATTGTCCTCACCGGTGAGGGCAGGGCATTTGTTGCCGGTGCGGACATTGCCGAGATGTCAAATTTTTCTGCGGTTGAAGCACGCACATTTGCCCAGAACGGGCACCGCTGCCTTGCCAAGATTGCCAGTATTGAAAAGGTGGTGATTGCGGCAATCAACGGCTTTGCCTTAGGTGGCGGCTGTGAAATTGCCCTTGCC from candidate division WOR-3 bacterium harbors:
- a CDS encoding enoyl-CoA hydratase-related protein — translated: MDFKYLKTERSGNIFWVRFNRPPVNALNTEMVLEIEGLFDSLSKDDDIRVIVLTGEGRAFVAGADIAEMSNFSAVEARTFAQNGHRCLAKIASIEKVVIAAINGFALGGGCEIALACDIRIIAEGAKIGQPEVNLGLLPGFGGTQRLARLVGPGIAKELI